Proteins found in one Neomonachus schauinslandi chromosome 1, ASM220157v2, whole genome shotgun sequence genomic segment:
- the EFCAB12 gene encoding EF-hand calcium-binding domain-containing protein 12, whose translation MDDDSQETNESLFLSLHGLCQSKTSGDDENASKDSIFDPEPVTAHCFKPFKQKDFHLPQSRRRIIILPQNKDPIPINLTAQAQTPLWPISSFRALGAGDIPGQPEDARTWLSQRLKLRQNLESFGDTEKWLQNKPCLTPSEAKVLYMIQKEHEAQLLACLTPTRATKKSPRPSRQPVPQLRLPKPSALATLYSYLRSRKIKILEIFSKVDRSENQRISREEFIVALKAIGVPLKDQEVEDVVIYLSSLGKRNGITMDILVNNYKQWSLAQQRSTLSTAREYYRSAKHRGSPQSASKKQMDLAPQPRKMDLLTVPVVDTQMEARPMTLEEMEDVGKRYRERKRQHKLKIPSIQYMERCRLVRSGNKHFDEHCLPSTIHGEMRELINMSRRDTFLVYLQCYKLCEYYGLPLTEDVLMKALLYPGDKIIFQKDQVRPIRQPGGYYSDLKIFSPNLTLLKFQGFSESLAKKADKKTLKKIKKIHFKEFEEFTRKLKVKSPTGPQRTHPNFFWPGHLLDKLQLYLPTVAVDRSLALFSCVQPQPHAYSATYHPDHWWPIGNMNYMTCAYYDASKVYYIN comes from the exons ATGGACGACGATTCCCAGGAAACGAATGAGTCTCTGTTCCTGTCGCTGCACG GACTCTGCCAGTCTAAGACCTCGGGTGATGATGAAAATGCCAGCAAGGACTCCATATTCGATCCTGAACCAGTCACTGCCCACTGCTTCAAGCCGTTCAAGCAGAAGGATTTCCACCTGCCTCAGAGCCGCCGGCGGATCATCATCTTGCCCCAAAACAAGGATCCGATACCCATCAATCTCACGGCCCAAGCCCAGACTCCCCTATGGCCAATCTCCAGCTTTAGAGCCCTGGGAGCCGGGGACATCCCAGGGCAGCCGGAGGACGCGAGGACCTGGCTCAGCCAGAGGCTGAAACTTCGGCAGAACCTGGAGTCATTTGGCGACACAGAGAAATGGCTGCAGAACAAGCCTTGCCTCACCCCTTCAGAGGCCAAGGTCTTATACATGATCCAGAAGGAGCATGAGGCCCAGTTGCTGGCCTGTCTGACTCCTACCAGAGCCACCAAG AAGAGCCCCCGGCCTTCCCGCCAACCTGTGCCCCAGCTCCGACTACCCAAGCCCTCCGCCTTGGCCACCTTGTACTCCTACCTGCGCAGCCGCAAGATCAAGATCCTAGAGATATTTAGCAAGGTGGACCGGAGTGAGAACCAGAGGATCTCTAGGGAGGAGTTCATTGTAGCACTGAAGGCG aTTGGAGTCCCTCTGAAAGACCAGGAGGTGGAGGATGTTGTGATCTATCTCAGTTCTCTGGGAAAGCGCAACGGCATCACTATGGATATCCTGGTCAACAACTACAAGCAGTGGTCTTTGGCTCAGCAGAGAAGCACCCTGTCAACTGCAAGGGAGT ATTACAGATCCGCCAAGCACAGAGGTTCCCCACAGAGTGCATCCAAGAAGCAGATGGATTTGGCCCCACAGCCTCGCAAGATGGACCTGCTGACTGTGCCCGTGGTCGACACCCAGATGGAGGCGCGGCCCATGACTCTGGAGGAGATGGAGGATGTTGGCAAGCGGTACCGCGAGAGGAAGCGGCAGCACAAG CTCAAGATCCCCTCCATCCAGTACATGGAGCGGTGCCGCCTGGTGCGCAGTGGGAACAAGCACTTTGATGAGCACTGCCTGCCGTCCACCATCCATGGGGAGATGAGGGAGCTCATCAACATGTCCCGCAGGGACACCTTTCTGGTCTACCTGCAGTGCTACAAGCTCTGTGAGTACTATGGCCTCCCGCTGACAGAGGACGTCCTCATGAAAG CCCTGCTGTACCCGGGGGACAAGATCATTTTCCAGAAGGACCAGGTGCGCCCGATCCGACAGCCGGGAGGCTACTACTCAGACTTGAAGATCTTCAGTCCCAATCTGACCCTGCTCAAGTTCCAGGGCTTCAGCGAGTCTCTGGCTAAGAAGGCTGACAA GAAAACAttgaagaaaatcaagaaaatacacTTTAAGGAGTTTGAGGAATTCACCAG GAAGCTGAAAGTGAAGAGCCCCACAGGTCCACAACGAACTCACCCCAATTTCTTCTGGCCGGGTCACCTGCTGGACAAGCTGCAGCTCTACCTGCCCACTGTGGCCGTGGACCGGAGCCTGGCACTCTTCAGTTGcgtccagccccagccccatgccTACTCAGCCACCTACCACCCCGACCACTGGTGGCCCATTGGGAACATGAACTACATGACCTGTGCCTATTACGATGCCTCCAAGGTCTACTACATCAACTAG